The genome window ATCCCGCAAAGCCTTTAGTGGTGCGTAAAGAGCCTGCATATATGGCAGGTGTGGCCAGTGCATCTATTAACGCTCCCGGTCCTTATGATAAAGAGGCCAATACTTATTATAATGTAGGTTCTTTAGCCGGTTATTCCGCTGATAGGGCGGAGAGTTTTTTAAGAGAGTACAACTATTATATCTTACAGATACTGAGTATTCACGAGGCAATCCCCGGTCATTATACCCAATTGGTATACAGCAATCAGTCGCCAAGCCTTATTAAATCATTGTTCGGGAACGGAGCAATGGTAGAAGGCTGGGCCGTTTATACCGAGCGGATGATGATGGAGAATGGTTATGGAAGTAATGAACCCGAAATGTGGCTCATGTATTATAAGTGGCATTTGCGCACTGTATGCAATACCATATTGGATTATAGTGTTCATGTACTTGGTATGGAAAAGGAGGCGGCCATGAAATTATTGGTTGGCGAGGCTTTCCAGCAACAGGCAGAAGCCGAAGGTAAATTCAAGCGCGTTACTTTAACGCAGGTGCAGCTTTGCAGCTATTTCACTGGCTATGCCGAGATTTATGATCTGCGTGAAGAGCTTAAGAAAAAAATAGGTGATAAATTTGATCTTAAGACCTTTCATGAAAAGTTTCTCAGCTATGGCAGCGCGCCGGTAAAGTATATCCGGCAGTTGATGTTGGAGGAGAAGTGACTGGTTGGTAGATGACCGTTGACAGTTGTCGGTTGTCAGTTGTCAGTTGTCAGTTGATAGTTGTCGGTTGTCAGTATAGTTGTTTAAAATACAATACCAAATACTCAAAAACCAAAAACCAACAACTGATAACTAACAACTAATTTTTTACCTTCGTTATATGCAAAAAGTGATCAAAAAAATAGCCTTACTTACCTCTGGCGGTGATGCTCCGGGGATGAATGCCGCTATACGTGCAGTTGTACGTACCGCGATATACCACGACCTTGAAGTTGTTGGTATTATGCATGGGTACGATGGGTTAATAAACGACGAGTTTATTAAGCTACAGGCATCATCGGTTGCCAATATAATTCAACGAGGCGGGACCATTTTAAAAACAGCCCGCAGCGCCCGTTTTATGACGGACGAAGGGATGGATCTTGCGTTCAACAATTTTAAAAAACATAACGTAGATGCCTTAATAACCGTTGGCGGTGATGGTACCTTCAGGGGGGCCAAAGTATTTGGCGATAAGTACAAATTCAGCATAGTAGGCATCCCGGGAACAATTGATAATGACCTGGTCGGAACTGATCTTGCTATTGGGTATGATACTGCTATTAATACAGTAGTTGATGCCGTTGATAAGATACGTGATACAGCCGAATCCCACGATCGGCTGTTCTTTGTAGAGGTAATGGGGCGTGACGCCGGCCTGATTGCTTTGAGGAGCGGTATAGCCGCCGGGGCTGAAGCTATATTAATGCCTGAAACTCTCACAAATATTGATATTTTGGTTGATAAACTAAAAAATGTCAAACGTAAAAAATCATCCAAAATAATTATTGTAGCGGAGGGAGACGAAGCAGGAGGAGCATTTGAGATCGCGAAGAAGGTAACCGACAAGGTGAAAGGATATGACGCGCGTATTACTATTCTTGGTCATATTCAGCGGGGCGGAGCTCCAACCTGTATGGATAGGGTAAATGCCAGCCGCTTAGGTCATGAAGCGGTATTGGCTTTGATAAATGGAAAGCGCGACCTCATGGTTGGTGTGGTGAATAAAAAGATTGAGTACACTCCTTTTGAAAAGGCCGTTAAGCATATTCAAAAGATGGATCCCGACCTGGTAAAAATGTTAGAAGTATTGTCATTATAAAATAATTGAAACGAAATGAAACTTACAATTGTTGGCTGCGGGAATATGGGGCTTATTTATGCAAGGGCCTTCCTGAAATACGATATTGTATCATCCGCAGATCTTATTCTTGCGGAGAAGAATGAGGAACGAAAACAGGAGCTTAAAAAACTGGCTATAGGTAAAGTGACAGTTATAAATGACAAGGAGATCGGTGAGAGTGATATCATTATAATTTCCGTCAAGCCCCAGGATTTTAACGAATTAAGTTCTGGTCTTAAAAGTGTCATTAGTCCGAAGAGTATAATTATTTCGATCATGGCTGGAATCAATATATCCTTTATTGAAAAGGCCTTGGGAACCGGAAATGTTGTGCGGGCCATGCCTAATTCACCGGCCGAGATCGGGCTGGGTATGACCGCTTATAGTGCAAGTAAAACACTTTCAATGGAGCAGGTGCATAAAGCGGAGAATCTGCTTTCGACTACCGGTCGGACTGTTTTTTTTGAAAATGAAGGATTGCTGGACGCGGTTACAGCGCTCAGCGGAAGCGGACCGGCTTATTTCTTTTACCTGGTTAAATACATGATCGATGCCGGAAAACAAATGGGGTTTGACGAAGGAGTTTCGGCAATGCTGGTAAAGCAAACCATGCTTGGGGCGTTTCACCTGATAAATGTTGGTAACAAGTCGTTGGATGATATGATCAAAGCTGTTTCATCAAAGGGAGGGACAACCGAGGCTGCTTTTACTGTTTTCAATGACAATAGAGTGGGTGAAAACCTTGCACGGGGTATTCTGCGTGCCGAGCAGCGTGCAAAAGAGCTTTCTAAAAAGTAGTTGTATATTTAATGGTTGTAAAACACTTACGAGATGAGGTTTCCTGTTTCTCATAAATTGAAAGACATAGCTGCCATAATTGGCGTGGAATTTGAAGGCCCGGCTGATCATGTAGTCAGCGGGCTGAATGAAATTCATAAAGTGGAAGCCGGAGATATTGTTTTTGTTGATCATCCAAAGTATTATGATAAAGCCCTGGCATCAAAAGCGACCACCATCCTTATCGATAAAAAAGTGGAATGTCCGAAGGGAAAGGCTTTGCTTATTTCCGATGATCCTTTCAGGGATTACAATAAACTTGTGCTGCATTTTAAGCCGCTAAATTATTCGGCGAAACCGATCAGCGATACCGCGAGTATTGGAAAGAATACCGTTATTATGCCGGGTGTATATATCGGGAATAATGTTAAGATCGGCGACAATTGTATTATTCATCCCAATGTGGTTATATATAATGATTGTGTAATTGGTAACAATGTAATTATACATGGAGGTTCAGTTATAGGTGCTGATGCGTTTTACTTTAAAAAGCGTGCCGATAAATATGATAAAA of Bacteroidota bacterium contains these proteins:
- the pfkA gene encoding 6-phosphofructokinase, whose amino-acid sequence is MQKVIKKIALLTSGGDAPGMNAAIRAVVRTAIYHDLEVVGIMHGYDGLINDEFIKLQASSVANIIQRGGTILKTARSARFMTDEGMDLAFNNFKKHNVDALITVGGDGTFRGAKVFGDKYKFSIVGIPGTIDNDLVGTDLAIGYDTAINTVVDAVDKIRDTAESHDRLFFVEVMGRDAGLIALRSGIAAGAEAILMPETLTNIDILVDKLKNVKRKKSSKIIIVAEGDEAGGAFEIAKKVTDKVKGYDARITILGHIQRGGAPTCMDRVNASRLGHEAVLALINGKRDLMVGVVNKKIEYTPFEKAVKHIQKMDPDLVKMLEVLSL
- a CDS encoding pyrroline-5-carboxylate reductase; its protein translation is MKLTIVGCGNMGLIYARAFLKYDIVSSADLILAEKNEERKQELKKLAIGKVTVINDKEIGESDIIIISVKPQDFNELSSGLKSVISPKSIIISIMAGINISFIEKALGTGNVVRAMPNSPAEIGLGMTAYSASKTLSMEQVHKAENLLSTTGRTVFFENEGLLDAVTALSGSGPAYFFYLVKYMIDAGKQMGFDEGVSAMLVKQTMLGAFHLINVGNKSLDDMIKAVSSKGGTTEAAFTVFNDNRVGENLARGILRAEQRAKELSKK
- a CDS encoding UDP-3-O-(3-hydroxymyristoyl)glucosamine N-acyltransferase, yielding MRFPVSHKLKDIAAIIGVEFEGPADHVVSGLNEIHKVEAGDIVFVDHPKYYDKALASKATTILIDKKVECPKGKALLISDDPFRDYNKLVLHFKPLNYSAKPISDTASIGKNTVIMPGVYIGNNVKIGDNCIIHPNVVIYNDCVIGNNVIIHGGSVIGADAFYFKKRADKYDKMISCGRVVIHDDVEIGALCTIDKGVSHDTVIGKGTKMDRHVQVGHDTVIGEMCLFASQVGISGVVTIEDRVTLWGQVGVPSNLVIGKGAVVLGQSGLMGSLEGNNTYFGSPAVDAREKLKELALIKKIPQILNKLDQLEKNK